The following proteins are co-located in the Megalops cyprinoides isolate fMegCyp1 chromosome 15, fMegCyp1.pri, whole genome shotgun sequence genome:
- the ap3m1 gene encoding AP-3 complex subunit mu-1, whose amino-acid sequence MIHSLFLINTSGDIFLEKHWKSVISRSVCDYFFEAQEKALSVENVPPVIPTPHHYLINIYREKIFFVSVIQTEVPPLFVIEFLHRVAEMFQDYFGDCSEASIKDNVVIVYELLEEMLDNGFPLATESNILKELIKPPTILRSMVNTITGSSNLGDTLPTGQLSTIPWRRAGVKYTNNEAYFDVVEEIDAILDKSGTTVFAEIQGVIDSCVKLSGMPDLTLSFMNPRLLDDVSFHPCVRFKRWEAERVLSFIPPDGNFQLMSYHVNAQNLVAIPVYVKQNISFFETGSSGRLDITVGPKQTMGKTVEAVVVTAHMPKVVLSANLAATQGTYTYDPVTKILVWDIGKINPQKLPNLKGSLSLQSGAPKPEENPSLMIDFKIQQLAISGLKVNRLDMFGEKYKPFKGVKYLTKAGKFQVRT is encoded by the exons ATGATCCACAGTTTATTTTTGATCAACACTTCCGGCGACATATTTTTGGAGAAACACTGGAAAAGCGTCATCAGCCGCTCCGTCTGTGATTACTTTTTTGAGGCTCAGGAGAAAGCCCTCAGCGTGGAGAATGTCCCACCAGTTATTCCCACCCCTCACCATTATCTCATTAACATCTATCGGGAGAAAATATTTTTCGTGTCCGTCATCCAGACAGAAGTGCCCCCTCTATTTGTTATCGAGTTCCTGCACCGGGTAGCGGAAATGTTTCAG GATTACTTCGGTGATTGCTCAGAAGCCTCAATCAAGGACAACGTGGTTATCGTCTACGAGCTTCTAGAGGAGATGCTGGACAATGGCTTCCCTTTGGCCACAGAATCCAACATCCTGAAAGAACTCATCAAACCTCCAACAATTCTGCGGTCCATGGTCAACACAATAACAG GCAGCAGTAATCTCGGAGACACTCTGCCCACGGGCCAGCTGTCCACCATCCCATGGAGAAGGGCGGGCGTGAAGTACACCAATAACGAGGCCTACTTTGATGTGGTGGAGGAAATAGACGCCATCCTGGACAAGTCGG GCACGACGGTGTTTGCAGAAATCCAGGGTGTGATAGACAGCTGTGTCAAGCTCTCCGGGATGCCTGACCTCACGCTGTCTTTCATG AACCCACGGCTCCTGGACGATGTGAGCTTCCACCCCTGCGTTCGCTTCAAACGCTGGGAGGCGGAGCGAGTCCTCTCCTTCATCCCCCCGGACGGCAACTTCCAGCTCATGTCCTATCACGTCAATGCCCAAAA CTTGGTGGCGATCCCGGTGTACGTGAAGCAGAATATCAGCTTCTTCGAGACCGGCTCTTCAGGAAGGCTGGACATCACCGTGGGCCCCAAGCAGACCATGGGCAAGACGGTGGAAGCAGTCGTCGTCACAGCGCACATGCCCAAAGTGGTGCTCAGTGCCAATCTCGCGGCCACCCAGGGCACCTACACCTACGACCCCGTCACTAAG ATATTAGTATGGGACATTGGCAAAATCAACCCCCAGAAGCTGCCAAATCTGAAAGGAAGCTTGAGCTTGCAGTCGGGTGCCCCAAAACCAGAGGAGAACCCCAGCCTCATGATCGATTTCAAAATCCAGCAGCTGGCCATTTCAG GTCTGAAGGTCAATCGGCTAGATATGTTCGGTGAGAAGTACAAACCATTTAAAGGGGTCAAATATTTGACCAAAGCTGGGAAGTTTCAGGTCAGGACATGA